A region from the Desulfovibrio sp. Huiquan2017 genome encodes:
- a CDS encoding LacI family DNA-binding transcriptional regulator has translation MSQFTLKDLARKLGVSPSTVSRALRGHPDISPVTRQRVVEAAEKYHYHPNQLAQSLQKKRSNVIGVIVPEIRHYFFSHAISGIEEVAYDNGYTIMVCQSHETLAREILNVQALVSNRVAGLLIAISSETTSFEHLSRTIRQRVPLVQFDRVVEELDTGKVVVDDYAAAYGAVEHLIASGYRRIGHMAGREGIALNRKRFEGYRDALAAHGLPLEEKFHLSGGYREEDGRAGADLYLALDELPDAILAINDPVAVGLHTRFKERGVRIPDDVALVGFSDTPAAALIEPALTTVCQPAFDMGRTAVSLLLRQFADGADFEPETVVLETELRVRGTSVSKEGPCR, from the coding sequence GTGAGCCAGTTTACCCTCAAAGACCTGGCCCGCAAGTTGGGCGTGTCTCCATCCACGGTGTCCCGCGCCCTGCGCGGCCACCCGGACATCAGCCCGGTCACTCGGCAGCGCGTGGTCGAGGCGGCCGAGAAATACCACTACCACCCCAACCAGCTCGCCCAGTCCCTGCAAAAGAAGCGCAGCAACGTCATCGGGGTCATCGTACCCGAGATCCGGCATTACTTTTTCTCCCACGCCATCAGCGGCATAGAAGAGGTCGCCTACGACAACGGCTACACCATCATGGTCTGCCAGTCCCACGAGACCCTGGCCCGCGAGATCCTCAATGTCCAGGCCCTGGTCTCCAATCGCGTGGCCGGACTGCTCATCGCCATCTCCTCGGAGACCACCTCCTTCGAGCATTTGTCCCGGACCATCCGGCAGCGCGTGCCCCTGGTCCAGTTCGATCGGGTGGTGGAAGAACTCGACACCGGAAAGGTTGTGGTGGACGACTACGCGGCCGCCTACGGCGCGGTGGAACACCTCATCGCGTCCGGCTACCGCCGCATCGGCCACATGGCCGGGCGGGAAGGCATAGCGCTCAACCGCAAGCGGTTCGAGGGATACCGCGACGCCCTGGCGGCCCACGGCTTGCCGCTGGAAGAGAAATTTCACCTGAGCGGCGGGTACCGCGAGGAGGACGGCCGGGCCGGGGCCGACCTCTATCTGGCCCTGGACGAATTGCCCGACGCCATCCTGGCCATCAACGATCCCGTGGCCGTGGGGCTGCACACCCGGTTCAAGGAGCGGGGCGTGCGCATCCCGGACGATGTGGCCCTGGTGGGCTTTTCCGACACCCCGGCGGCGGCCCTCATCGAGCCGGCCCTGACCACGGTCTGCCAGCCCGCCTTCGACATGGGGCGGACCGCCGTTTCCCTGCTGTTGCGCCAGTTCGCCGACGGTGCGGACTTCGAACCCGAGACCGTCGTCCTGGAGACCGAACTGCGGGTGCGGGGCACCTCCGTGTCCAAGGAGGGGCCATGTCGTTGA
- a CDS encoding aldose epimerase family protein: MSLNRRSFGTTGDGTPVELFTLANGAGMEADICTYGGALVRLTAPDRDGVPADVVLGYDDLDGYLNDACCFGRLVGRVANRIGGARLVLDGETFALDRNDGRNHLHGGSGGFHSRVWEAEPVETESGSGLALTYKSRDGEQGYPGNLTVSAVYVLTGDGLRLDFSATTDRTTVVNLTAHPYFNLTGRPGTDCLDHILTIPAQRFLATNREMIPTGDLAEVAGTPMDFRIGTAVGARLGQDFPPLAFGGGYDHCFVLDERNGLKLAGAVFEPRSGRGLEVWTTQPCVQFYSGNHIPEGLPGKGGAVYGERSGLCLEPQGFVDAPGHAAFPQVTLRPGQICNQTILYNFFVK, encoded by the coding sequence ATGTCGTTGAATCGGCGATCCTTCGGCACCACGGGCGACGGGACCCCGGTGGAACTGTTCACCCTGGCCAACGGAGCGGGCATGGAGGCGGACATCTGCACCTACGGCGGCGCCTTGGTCCGGCTGACCGCGCCCGACCGCGATGGCGTCCCGGCCGATGTTGTCCTGGGGTACGACGATCTTGACGGCTACCTGAACGACGCCTGTTGCTTCGGGCGGCTGGTGGGCCGGGTGGCCAACCGCATCGGCGGGGCGCGCCTGGTTCTGGACGGCGAGACCTTTGCGCTCGACCGCAACGACGGCCGCAATCACCTGCATGGCGGGAGCGGCGGGTTTCACAGCCGGGTCTGGGAGGCGGAGCCTGTCGAAACCGAAAGCGGCTCCGGACTGGCCCTGACCTACAAGAGCCGCGACGGGGAGCAGGGCTACCCCGGCAACCTGACGGTCTCGGCGGTTTACGTCCTGACCGGCGACGGGTTGCGTCTCGATTTTTCGGCGACCACGGACCGGACCACGGTCGTCAATCTGACCGCGCACCCCTATTTCAATCTGACCGGGCGGCCCGGCACGGATTGCCTCGATCACATCCTGACCATTCCGGCCCAGCGCTTTCTGGCCACGAACCGGGAAATGATCCCCACGGGGGACTTGGCCGAAGTTGCCGGAACCCCAATGGATTTTAGAATAGGGACGGCCGTGGGCGCGCGTCTCGGACAGGATTTTCCCCCCCTGGCCTTCGGCGGGGGGTACGACCATTGCTTCGTTCTCGACGAGCGGAACGGGCTGAAGCTCGCGGGGGCGGTGTTCGAGCCCCGCTCCGGCCGGGGCCTGGAGGTCTGGACCACCCAGCCGTGCGTCCAGTTCTATTCCGGCAATCATATCCCGGAAGGGTTGCCCGGCAAGGGCGGTGCGGTGTATGGTGAGAGGTCGGGACTGTGTCTGGAGCCCCAAGGGTTCGTGGACGCGCCGGGCCATGCCGCCTTCCCCCAGGTGACGCTGCGCCCCGGGCAAATATGTAATCAAACGATTTTGTATAATTTTTTCGTTAAGTAG
- the ugpC gene encoding sn-glycerol-3-phosphate ABC transporter ATP-binding protein UgpC produces the protein MANVQLKKVVKRFGDVEVVHGIDLGIQDDEFIVLVGPSGCGKSTVLRMIAGLEPITSGEVFIGDRVVNQVSPKDRNVAMVFQNYALYPHMSVRENMGFSLKMRGKGADEIEDKVNEASRVLELTPYLDRKPSELSGGQRQRVAMGRAIVRQPDVFLFDEPLSNLDAQLRTQMRMELRKMHLRLATTTIYVTHDQIEAMTLADRIVILKDGYIQQVGTPIEVFERPVNVFVARFIGNPPMNILDGTFHKKDGDRYVQVGPSKFPVVEGQSDSFQDGAPVFVGIRPDSIKMGDGIKKLPEAWMCQGEVVVSEILGGHSHLEIVVDGENQLIAEVEGRVVAHPGEIVPIGFEFNRMVLFDPETQKAVY, from the coding sequence ATGGCGAACGTGCAATTGAAGAAGGTGGTCAAACGATTCGGCGATGTGGAGGTGGTCCACGGCATCGATCTCGGCATCCAGGATGACGAATTTATCGTTCTGGTCGGACCCTCGGGGTGCGGCAAGTCCACGGTGCTGCGCATGATCGCGGGGCTGGAGCCGATCACCAGCGGCGAGGTGTTCATCGGCGACCGGGTGGTCAACCAGGTCTCGCCCAAGGATCGGAACGTGGCCATGGTCTTCCAGAACTATGCCCTGTATCCGCACATGTCCGTGCGCGAGAACATGGGCTTTTCGCTGAAGATGCGCGGCAAGGGGGCGGACGAGATCGAGGACAAGGTGAACGAGGCTTCCAGGGTTTTGGAATTGACGCCGTACCTGGACCGCAAGCCGTCGGAACTGTCCGGCGGCCAGCGCCAGCGCGTGGCCATGGGCCGGGCCATCGTCCGGCAGCCGGACGTCTTCCTGTTCGACGAGCCCCTGTCCAACCTGGATGCACAGTTGCGCACCCAGATGCGCATGGAGCTGCGGAAAATGCACCTGCGGCTGGCGACCACGACCATCTACGTGACCCACGACCAGATCGAGGCCATGACCCTGGCCGACCGCATCGTCATCCTCAAGGACGGCTATATCCAGCAGGTGGGCACGCCCATCGAGGTCTTCGAGCGGCCCGTCAATGTCTTTGTCGCCCGGTTCATCGGCAATCCCCCCATGAACATCCTCGACGGGACCTTCCACAAGAAGGACGGCGACCGCTACGTGCAGGTCGGCCCGTCGAAATTTCCCGTGGTCGAGGGCCAAAGCGACTCCTTCCAGGACGGCGCTCCCGTGTTCGTGGGCATCCGCCCGGACTCCATCAAGATGGGCGACGGCATCAAGAAACTGCCCGAGGCCTGGATGTGTCAAGGCGAGGTGGTGGTCTCGGAGATCCTCGGCGGACACTCCCACCTGGAGATCGTCGTGGACGGCGAGAATCAGCTTATCGCCGAGGTCGAGGGCCGGGTGGTGGCCCACCCCGGAGAGATCGTGCCCATCGGTTTCGAGTTCAACCGGATGGTTTTGTTCGACCCCGAGACGCAGAAAGCTGTTTATTAA